In Fulvia fulva chromosome 10, complete sequence, a single window of DNA contains:
- a CDS encoding Cell wall protein PRY3: MTSTSTAVASMATPGSLEAVVLNSTNYYRQLYHAEPLVWNDTMAAYAENYARGCIWKHSGGPTGENLAASFSNSTLAIDTWAAEESKYNWKKAKFTHDTGHFTQLVWRNTTSVGCGLVACDNDAEGGVEGDYLVCEYWPPGNYKGDFKNNVVKGGVDGDGSPSLGAASGGRGKVWRMGVVLGAAGFVVAMLA; this comes from the exons ATGACTTCGACTTCTACAGCTGTCGCATCGATGGCGACGCCGGGATCGTTGGAGGCTGTGGTGCTGAATAGCACGAATTATTATCGGCAGCTGTATCATGCAGAGCCGTTGGTGTGGAACGACACAATGGCAGCTTACGCCGAAAACTACGCAAGAGGTTGCATTTGGAAACACTCA GGCGGACCCACAGGCGAAAACCTCGCCGCCTCCTTCTCAAATTCGACCCTTGCAATCGACACCTGGGCGGCCGAAGAAAGCAAGTACAACTGGAAAAAGGCCAAATTCACACACGACACCGGGCACTTCACGCAGCTGGTCTGGCGGAACACGACGTCTGTCGGGTGTGGGCTTGTGGCGTGTGATAACGATGCGGAGGGCGGTGTGGAGGGTGATTATCTTGTTTGCGAGTATTGGCCGCCGGGGAACTATAAGGGTGATTTCAAGAATAATGTTGTCAAGGGTGGAGTGGATGGGGATGGAAGTCCGAGTTTGGGGGCTGCGAGTGGTGGGAGAGGGAAGGTGTGGAGGATGGGTGTGGTGCTGGGAGCGGCGGGGTTTGTTGTTGCGATGTTGGCGTGA
- a CDS encoding Calcium-transporting ATPase sarcoplasmic/endoplasmic reticulum type → MDNAYVRSPQEVLKHFNVSEQQGLSESAVGASRQKHGRNAIPEDPATPLWELVLEQFKDQLVIILLGSAAISFVLALFDEEEGWTAFVDPVVILTILILNAIVGVSQESSAEKAIAALQEYSANSAKVIRDGKIKSVKADELVPGDIVDVAVGNQIPADCRVLSINSNSFRVDQSILTGESESVGKDTDAIKDAQAVKQDQVNMLFSGTTVVTGHAHAVVVLTGTNTAIGDIHESITSQISQPTPLKEKLNDFGDTLAKVISGICVLVWLINIRHFNDPSFGGSWTKGAIYYLKIAVSLGVAAIPEGLAVVITTCLALGTRTMAKKNAIVRSLPSVETLGSCSVICSDKTGTLTTNQMSVNRIVYVNESQSGLDELEVEGTSFAPEGVVRRGEKVIESPAAASKTIAQMIEVAAVCNDAELAYDSEKGLFTNVGEPTEGALRTLAEKVGTPDQSYNTQKRSLQPDQQRHLASKYYEDKAHKLRTYEFSRDRKSMSVLVNSGSTQRLLVKGAPESILERCTHCLVGSDGKQVQLNSKLASVLQKEVVDFGNKGLRVIALASVNNVTSPLTKTAKTSQEYNQLEQGMTLLGLVGMLDPPRPEVADSITKCRSAGIRVVVITGDNQNTAETICRQIGVFGPNEDLTGKSYTGRQFDELSESEKLKAAKTASLFSRTEPGHKSKLVDLLQQSGEVVAMTGDGVNDAPALKKSDIGVAMGTGTDVAKLAADMVLADDNFATIELAVEEGRSIYNNTQQFIRYLISSNIGEVVSIFLTAALGMPEALIPVQLLWVNLVTDGLPATALSFNPKDHDVMNRPPRKRDEPLIGAWLFFRYMVIGTYVGLATVGGYAWWFMFYEGGPQISFYQLTHFHSCKSTFPQLGCEMFSNDASRIASTISLSILVVIEMLNAMNALSSSESLVTLPLWKNMILVYAITLSMVLHFGLLYTPFLQGIFGIVPIGWDEWKIVLAWSAPIILIDEGLKFMERSFFMETTEAAATAGKRKKID, encoded by the exons ATGGACAACGCCTATGTGCGCTCGCCGCAGGAGGTGCTGAAGCACTTCAACGTGTCAGAGCAGCAAGGTCTCTCAGAGAGCGCTGTTGGAGCTTCGAGACAGAAACATGGCCGAAATG CCATCCCAGAAGACCCCGCGACGCCGCTCTGGGAGCTCGTCTTGGAGCAGTTCAAGGACCAGCTCGTCATCATCCTACTCGGCTCCGCCGCGATATCCTTCGTCCTCGCGCTTTTCGATGAGGAGGAAGGCTGGACCGCATTCGTTGACCCCGTCGTCATCCTCACCATCCTCATCTTGAACGCGATCGTCGGTGTCAGTCAAGAGAGCTCCGCGGAGAAGGCGATTGCGGCGTTGCAAGAGTACAGCGCGAATAGTGCAAAGGTCATTCGAGATGGCAAGATCAAGTCGGTCAAGGCAGATGAGCTGGTTCCGGGAGATATCGTGGATGTTGCAGTCGGCAACCAGATTCCGGCAGACTGCAGAGTGTTGAGTATCAACAGCAACAGCTTCCGCGTGGACCAGAGTATCTTGACTGGAGAGAGCGAGAGCGTGGGCAAGGACACGGATGCGATCAAGGATGCGCAAGCTGTCAAGCAAGATCAGGTCAACATGCTGTTCTCGGGCACAACCGTGGTTACTGGACATGCGCATGCGGTTGTCGTCCTTACTGGAACGAATACCGCCATCGGTGACATCCACGAGAGCATCACCTCGCAGATCTCGCAGCCAACACCGCTCAAGGAGAAGCTTAACGACTTTGGTGACACACTTGCGAAGGTCATTTCTGGTATTTGCGTTCTGGTCTGGTTGATTAACATTCGTCACTTCAACGATCCATCGTTCGGCGGTTCCTGGACTAAGGGCGCCATCTACTACCTGAAGATTGCTGTGTCTCTCGGTGTTGCTGCGATCCCAGAAGGTCTGGCTGTTGTAATCACCACATGTCTTGCGCTAGGAACAAGGACCATGGCGAAGAAGAACGCAATTGTACGCAGCTTGCCATCTGTGGAGACTCTTGGAAGCTGCAGTGTCATCTGTTCCGACAAGACTGGAACCCTCACCACCAACCAGATGAGCGTCAACAGGATAGTCTACGTCAACGAGTCACAATCCGGTCTGGATGAGTTGGAAGTCGAGGGCACAAGCTTTGCCCCAGAAGGCGTTGTCAGGCGCGGCGAAAAGGTCATCGAGTCCCCAGCAGCAGCATCCAAGACGATCGCTCAGATGATCGAGGTCGCAGCGGTCTGCAACGATGCTGAGCTGGCATATGACAGCGAGAAGGGTCTCTTCACCAACGTCGGCGAGCCTACTGAAGGTGCCCTACGAACTCTGGCCGAAAAGGTCGGCACTCCCGATCAATCTTACAACACCCAGAAGCGAAGCCTGCAGCCAGACCAACAACGCCACCTCGCAAGCAAGTACTACGAAGACAAGGCCCACAAGCTACGAACATATGAGTTCTCGCGAGACCGAAAGAGCATGTCTGTGCTCGTCAACAGTGGTAGCACCCAGCGACTATTGGTGAAGGGCGCCCCAGAATCGATTCTCGAACGATGCACACACTGTCTTGTCGGCAGCGATGGCAAGCAAGTCCAGCTCAACAGCAAGCTTGCATCTGTCCTGCAGAAGGAGGTTGTGGACTTTGGTAACAAGGGACTCCGGGTTATTGCCCTGGCCAGTGTCAACAATGTCACTTCACCACTCACCAAGACCGCAAAGACGTCACAGGAGTACAACCAGCTGGAGCAAGGCATGACACTATTGGGTCTTGTTGGCATGCTTGACCCACCTCGACCTGAGGTTGCAGATAGCATTACGAAATGCCGCTCGGCAGGCATCCGCGTTGTTGTCATCACTGGTGACAACCAGAACACTGCCGAGACGATCTGCAGACAGATTGGTGTATTTGGACCCAACGAGGACCTCACAGGCAAGAGCTACACTGGACGACAATTCGATGAGCTCAGCGAGAGCGAGAAGCTAAAAGCCGCCAAGACTGCATCTCTGTTTTCACGTACTGAACCAGGCCACAAGTCAAAGCTTGTCGATCTCCTTCAACAATCTGGCGAGGTCGTAGCCATGACCGGAGACGGTGTCAACGATGCCCCCGCACTGAAGAAGAGTGACATTGGTGTCGCCATGGGCACTGGTACTGATGTCGCCAAGCTGGCCGCCGACATGGTCCTCGCCGACGACAACTTCGCGACAATAGAGCTGGCCGTCGAGGAAGGTCGCAGCATCTACAACAACACCCAGCAATTCATCCGCTACCTGATCTCATCCAACATTGGAGAGGTCGTCTCCATCTTCTTGACCGCCGCACTTGGCATGCCCGAGGCTTTGATTCCAGTCCAGCTCCTTTGGGTTAACCTGGTCACCGATGGTCTTCCAGCAACAGCACTCAGCTTCAACCCCAAGGACCACGATGTGATGAACCGACCACCAAGGAAGCGTGACGAGCCACTTATCGGCGCTTGGCTGTTCTTCCGTTACATGGTGATAGGAACTTACGTAGGCCTGGCCACAGTCGGAGGATACGCTTGGTGGTTCATGTTTTACGAGGGTGGTCCACAGATCAGCTTCTACCAACTC ACCCACTTCCACAGCTGCAAATCCACCTTCCCCCAACTCGGCTGCGAAATGTTCTCCAACGACGCCTCCCGCATAGCCTCAACAATCTCCCTCTCCATCCTGGTCGTCATCGAAATGCTCAACGCCATGAACGCCCTTTCCTCCTCCGAATCGCTCGTCACCCTGCCACTCTGGAAGAACATGATCCTGGTCTACGCCATCACCCTGTCCATGGTCCTCCACTTTGGTCTTCTGTACACGCCGTTTTTGCAAGGCATTTTTGGCATTGTTCCCATCGGTTGGGATGAGTGGAAGATCGTGTTGGCTTGGAGTGCACCTATCATCCTCATCGATGAAGGTCTCAAGTTCATGGAGAGGAGCTTCTTCATGGAGACTACGGAGGCGGCTGCGACTGCCGGTAAGAGGAAGAAGATTGACTAG
- a CDS encoding 5'-hydroxyaverantin dehydrogenase yields the protein MQLVLPKRLLLLQEVSLREQTASSQRQSDCQKGASGLGQAYVRALVAANVHVCFGDVDGAEGQKLAAELKGTKFVQCDVTKWQDQLQLFQKAAASSPTGKIHYVVANAGVARKHEVFQSDSDGLKEPNLSIVDINLKGALYTTKLAMHYFIKQNGTEVPSSQEDTCLVLIGSGASHLDVPRGPQYSSTKWTMRGIIHSMRRTTHFYGSRINMISPWYVRAKILSEQLSSTSKTREWNLRRWRTLVGVF from the exons ATGCAGCTCGTCTTGCCCAAAAGACTGCTGTTGTTACAGGAGGTCAGTTTGCGCGAACAGACTGCCAGTTCTCAAAGACAATCTGATTGTCAAAAAGGCGCAAGCGGATTGGGTCAGGCCTATGTCAGAGCACTGGTAGCTGCGAA TGTACACGTGTGCTTCGGAGACGTCGATGGAGCTGAGGGTCAAAAGCTGGCCGCTGAGCTGAAAGG AACAAAATTCGTCCAATGCGATGTCACCAAATGGCAAGACCAACTCCAACTGTTCCAAAAGGCGGCCGCTTCCTCCCCAACAGGCAAGATCCACTACGTCGTAGCAAACGCAGGTGTAGCACGAAAACATGAAGTCTTTCAATCCGACAGCGATGGCCTGAAAGAGCCAAACCTGAGCATTGTCGACATCAACCTAAAAGGAGCTCTCTACACCACGAAGCTTGCAATGCATTACTTCATCAAGCAGAACGGCACAGAAGTGCCGTCTTCGCAGGAAGATACCTGCCTGGTCTTGATCGGCTCTGGCGCCTCCCACCTCGACGTCCCACGAGGTCCACAGTACTCGAGCACCAAATGGACGATGCGGGGGATCATACACTCCATGCGAAGGACTACGCACTTCTATGGCAGTCGGATCAACATGATATCCCCATGGTATGTGAGGGCCAAGATTCTGTCCGAGCAGCTTTCCAGCACGTCCAAGACTCGGGAGTGGAATTTGCGGAGGTGGAGGACGCTGGTCGGTGTCTTCTGA
- a CDS encoding Acetamidase: MSDHKDNSWQAKAAAKRAAELAKIPHAWRLSAQYLKSDETSSDNVLDIPAKCGILTPEELQITQNFDAVSLAKVVSNGPLRSEDVAIAFCKRASIAQQLLNCLTETLFDDAIARGKWLDQYLVDHGRPVGPLHGVPVSIKDCFHYTGVQSTLGFVSYLDQPKPATNSYLVDVLLELGAILYCKTNIPLTMMTADSHNNVFGRTLNPHRLNLGAGGSSGGEGALVAIRGSVIGIGTDMVAVSVFQRFAMGLTGSSQRRVAYHWEMEPACAGPLANSFEDLELLTRSVIDAKPWNKDSSAIAYPWRADAASTQPTKLRVGYFVEDAEFPIHPPVRRALEATAKALAAAGHEIIPLNNIPSLREAGEIATDYWSLDNTKVWLQNIQAGSEPIIPSLQRHVWTIAKEKEGGYTLDDVFDINTAAGAYKDQWHALWSANKLDVILCPGAQTTAVPHDTYGMPWYTVVWNLLQPGVIIPAGKADKAIDKDDLAVEDPNRPYRAEDVHGAPTSIQLVTRPFEDEELISAARVIDQCLKIADRRVSPL, translated from the exons ATGAGCGACCACAAAGACAACTCCTGGCAAGCAAAAGCCGCCGCAAAGAGAGCAGCCGAGCTCGCAAAGATCCCTCACGCCTGGCGACTCTCTGCCCAATACCTCAAGAGCGACGAGACATCCAGCGACAACGTCCTCGACATTCCCGCCAAATGCGGCATCCTGACCCCGGAAGAGCTTCAGATCACGCAGAACTTCGATGCCGTCTCTCTGGCCAAAGTCGTCTCCAATGGCCCACTCAGATCTGAAGACGTAGCAATTGCGTTCTGCAAGAGAGCATCGATAGCTCAACAGCTTCTGAACTGCCTCACCGAGACGCTCTTCGACGATGCTATTGCACGTGGGAAGTGGCTGGATCAGTATCTCGTCGATCATGGCAGACCAGTGGGTCCATTGCATGGAGTGCCCGTCAGTATCAAGGACTGCTTTCACTATACTGGCGTTCAGTCTACGCTTGGTTTCGTATCGTACTTGGATCAGCCAAAGCCTGCGACGAATTCGTATTTGGTCGACGTCTTGCTCGAGCTCGGAGCCATCTTGTATTGCAAGACAAACATACCCTTGACCATGATGACAGCAGATTCCCACAACAACGTCTTCGGCCGGACCCTCAATCCCCATCGTCTGAACTTGGGGGCCGGCGGTAGCAGTGGTGGCGAGGGTGCTTTAGTAGCCATTCGTGGATCTGTCATTGGTATTGGCACAGACATGGTGGCAGTGTCCGTATTCCAGCGCTTTGCAATGGGACTTACGGGTTCAAGCCAACGCCGGGTCGCATACCACTGGGAAATGGAGCCTG CATGTGCGGGACCATTGGCCAACTCATTCGAAGACCTTGAGTTGTTGACACGTTCGGTGATCGATGCGAAGCCGTGGAACAAAGATTCTTCGGCGATTGCGTATCCTTGGAGAGCGGATGCTGCGAGCACCCAGCCAACGAAGCTACGGGTCGGGTACTTTGTAGAAGACGCCGAGTTTCCAATCCATCCACCTGTGCGGCGAGCACTCGAAGCTACCGCAAAGGCATTAGCAGCAGCCGGTCACGAAATCATCCCGCTGAACAACATCCCCTCACTCAGAGAAGCCGGCGAAATCGCTACCGACTACTGGTCACTCGATAACACGAAAGTATGGCTACAGAACATTCAAGCTGGTAGCGAGCCTATCATCCCTTCTCTGCAACGACATGTGTGGACAATCGCGAAGGAGAAGGAAGGAGGTTACACTCTGGACGATGTCTTCGACATCAACACTGCCGCCGGCGCCTACAAGGACCAATGGCATGCGCTGTGGTCAGCAAATAAGCTTGACGTTATCTTGTGCCCCGGCGCACAGACTACGGCTGTGCCGCATGATACGTATGGTATGCCGTGGTATACAGTAGTGTGGAACTTACTGCAG CCGGGTGTCATCATCCCAGCTGGCAAGGCGGATAAGGCTATTGACAAGGACGATCTGGCAGTGGAAGATCCGAACCGACCAT ATCGAGCGGAAGACGTGCATGGTGCACCAACATCCATCCAGCTAGTGACCCGCCCATTCGAGGACGAGGAGCTCATCTCAGCTGCGCGAGTGATTGATCAATGTCTCAAGATTGCCGATCGCAGGGTATCGCCCTTATGA
- a CDS encoding putative mitochondrial pyruvate carrier 1, with protein sequence MAAAIKALNAKIRSNPVSDYFCSTHFWGPASNFGIPIAAVMDTQKDPEIISGRMTAALCGYSGVFMRYSMAVTPKNYLLFGCHLVNFTAQSTQAYRFVNWWYMGGRETAFEQRAKEGLGKVEETAEGVVGQAQELAEQAARKAKEVKEQVTR encoded by the exons ATGGCAGCAGCAATCAAAGCCCTCAACGCGAAAATCCGCTCAAACCCC GTCAGCGACTACTTCTGCAGCACACACTTCTGGGGCCCCGCCTCGAACTTCGGCATCCCCATCGCTGCCGTCATGGACACGCAAAAAGACCCCGAAATCATCTCCGGCCGCATGACCGCCGCGCTCTGCGGCTACTCGGGCGTCTTCATGCGCTACTCCATGGCCGTGACGCCCAAGAACTACCTGCTATTCGGCTGCCACTTGGTCAACTTCACGGCGCAGAGCACGCAGGCGTATCGGTTCGTCAATTGGTGGTATATGGGGGGACGGGAAACGGCGTTTGAGCAGAGGGCCAAGGAGGGGTTGGGGAAGGTTGAGGAGACGGCGGAGGGGGTTGTGGGGCAGGCGCAGGAGCTGGCGGAGCAGGCGGCGAGGAAGGCGAAAGAGGTTAAGGAGCAGGTTACGAGGTGA
- a CDS encoding Autophagy-related protein 22: MAEAEHSFRAPRYDNEDVSPTSERELRGWYSTGLAAEIYAVCGVGSFAPVTLEQFAREAGVLRSDGVSSCIKPKAGNAARRLAETVARAAESSNDDLSNQCVIWPFGRPIATQSFAMYTFSMAVFVQALVLISFSPVADYGTYRKRLMMGFAFTGAFLTMSMVFVWPKVYLLGSLFTIIGVVCLGSTFVLLNSFLPLLAANHPTVSHAQTKSQAACGQADKTSPELKLSTQISSKGVGLGYAAAVSVQILCIILLVLLKKANFASESTPLRCVLLLVGVCWSLLTLPGSLWLRDRPGPSLRVVQPWKSKLPAVVQYLVFAWGSVWKTVKTAAKLRQVWVFLIAWFLLSDAIATVSGTAIMFARTELEMSTTAIALLSITATLSGIAGAFTWPHILRRLKLQTKHTIIGCMIIMEIIPLYGLLGFVPFIKSWGVLGLQQAWEIYPLGFVHGFVMGGLSSYCRSFYGEIIPPGSEAAFYALYAITDKGSSAVGPAIVGAMVDAVGTIRPAFGFLAILIALPMPLVYLVDVQKGRAEAVAMSKHIAHATGGITMQDYDDERETDAGEGLLRQQPDDEDEAQR, translated from the exons ATGGCAGAGGCAGAGCATAGCTTTCGAGCTCCGCGCTATGACAACGAAGACGTGAGCCCGACATCAGAGCGAGAGCTCCGGGGATGGTACAGCACTGGCCTGGCAGCTGAGATTTATGCTGTCTGCGGAGTTG GCTCCTTCGCCCCCGTGACGCTCGAGCAGTTCGCACGCGAAGCTGGTGTACTCCGCAGCGATGGCGTCTCATCCTGCATCAAGCCCAAGGCAGGAAACGCCGCACGAAGACTTGCCGAAACTGTCGCTCGCGCCGCAGAGTCCAGCAACGATGACCTGAGCAACCAATGCGTGATCTGGCCATTCGGACGCCCTATCGCAACTCAGAGCTTCGCCATGTACACGTTCAGCATGGCCGTGTTCGTCCAGGCGCTGGTCTTGATCTCGTTCAGTCCAGTGGCCGACTATGGCACTTACAGGAAGCGTCTCATGATGGGCTTCGCCTTCACTGGAGCCTTTCTGACCATGTCGATGGTCTTTGTGTGGCCGAAGGTTTACCTCTTGGGGTCACTGTTCACTATCATTGGCGTGGTCTGCCTCGGCTCGACGTTCGTGTTGCTTAACTCGTTCTTGCCGCTGCTTGCTGCGAATCATCCGACAGTATCGCATGCTCAGACCAAAAGTCAGGCAGCATGCGGTCAGGCTGACAAGACTTCGCCGGAGCTCAAGCTGTCGACCCAGATCTCGTCCAAAGGCGTGGGCTTGGGGTATGCAGCGGCGGTCTCGGTACAGATTCTGTGCATCATTCTGCTCGTCTTGCTGAAGAAAGCAAACTTTGCATCTGAGTCCACGCCGTTGCGCTGTGTGCTGTTGCTAGTCGGAGTATGCTGGTCTCTGCTCACATTGCCAGGATCTCTCTGGCTACGCGATCGTCCCGGGCCGTCACTGAGAGTGGTGCAACCTTGGAAGTCGAAGCTGCCAGCTGTGGTGCAATACCTCGTCTTTGCCTGGGGCTCAGTCTGGAAGACTGTCAAGACTGCCGCGAAGCTGCGCCAAGTTTGGGTGTTCTTGATTGCGTGGTTCCTCCTATCGGATGCCATCGCCACCGTGTCCGGTACAGCGATCATGTTCGCACGGACCGAACTAGAAATGAGCACGACCGCTATTGCTCTGCTTTCCATAACAGCCACGCTTTCCGGTATTGCTGGCGCTTTTACCTGGCCACACATCTTGAGAAGGCTGAAACTGCAGACGAAGCATACCATCATCGGCTGCATGATCATTATGGAAATCATTCCGCTGTACGGTCTGCTGGGGTTCGTACCATTCATCAAATCCTGGGGCGTGCTGGGCCTCCAGCAAGCGTGGGAAATCTACCCTCTCGGCTTCGTGCACGGCTTCGTAATGGGTGGCCTCTCGAGCTATTGCCGCTCTTTCTATGGCGAGATCATTCCGCCTGGAAGTGAAGCTGCATTTTATGCTTTGTATGCCATCACGGACAAGGGCAGCTCTGCGGTAGGACCTGCCATTGTCGGTGCGATGGTGGATGCTGTCGGAACCATCAGACCTGCTTTTGGCTTTCTGGCTATACTGATCGCGTTGCCAATGCCGCTGGTGTACCTGGTCGACGTCCAGAAAGGCAGGGCAGAGGCCGTGGCTATGTCGAAGCACATCGCACATGCCACAGGCGGCATCACGATGCAGGACTACGACGATGAACGTGAGACGGATGCCGGTGAAGGACTTTTACGACAGCAGCCTGACGATGAAGATGAAGCACAGCGATAG